From a single Nicotiana tabacum cultivar K326 chromosome 8, ASM71507v2, whole genome shotgun sequence genomic region:
- the LOC142163328 gene encoding uncharacterized protein LOC142163328, producing the protein MSDIANVDKKTYDYLMEEPPERWARSCSPQRRYDMLTTNIVESMNSVLLEARELPILRMMDFIQVKLQHWFYERRNKAEGTFYDVSCWVEEELKNRIDLAFTLNESWLKTYERQIHPVGHTDSWIVPESVKSQIVKPPDFKVPPGRRQKKRHIPATEPSKITFKCGRCRRIGHNRTTCIYSPALHPFSRKHREE; encoded by the exons ATGTCAGATATTGCAAATGTAGATAAGAAAACTTATGACTACTTGATGGAAGAACCACCGGAAAGATGGGCACGTTCTTGTAGTCCACAACGAAGAtatgacatgctcacaacaaaTATAGTTGAGTCGATGAATTCAGTGCTATTAGAAGCAAGGGAGCTGCCTATACTAAGAATGATGGATTTCATTCAAGTGAAGCTACAACATTGgttttatgaaagaagaaataaagcaGAAGGAACATTTTATGATGTTTCTTGTTGGGTAGAGGAGGAATTGAAGAACAGAATAGATTTAGCATTTACTTTGAAC GAATCTTGGCTGAAAACATATGAAAGACAAATACATCCTGTAGGACATACTGATTCATGGATTGTACCAGAGAGTGTTAAGTCACAAATTGTTAAACCTCCAGATTTCAAAGTGCCACCAGGTAGAAGGCAAAAGAAAAGGCATATTCCTGCTACCGAGccatcaaaaataacattcaaatgTGGTCGTTGCAGAAGAATTGGTCATAATAGAACAACTTGTATATATTCTCCGGCACTCCATCCATTTTCAAGAAAGCATAGAGAAGAGTAG